Proteins from a single region of Theobroma cacao cultivar B97-61/B2 chromosome 10, Criollo_cocoa_genome_V2, whole genome shotgun sequence:
- the LOC18586372 gene encoding rhomboid-like protein 19 encodes MSSPGGIFSGFTKLCKGLAVILIGGHILVQLLPSSVAYLALIPARTIPFGWNLITAGYIEQSVHGVVVSTLGLLFMGKLLEPVWGSKEFLKFIFVINFLTSVCVFITAIALYYVTRQENYLYMPLSGFHGVLAGFLVGMKQIVPDQELSLLKIKVKWLPSLMLLLSIVISFFTPESATYLPTLIFGTYMGWIYLRYLQRKPEAKLRGDPSEDFSFSTFFPDFLRPIIDPIASIFHRMLCGKSEASTDAQGYTLGGATLPGSDPIEATRRRERGARALEERLAAETLGVARNSEDSQKEGADNV; translated from the exons ATGAGCTCTCCG gGAGGAATATTCAGTGGGTTCACAAAGCTATGTAAGGGACTAGCAGTGATTCTAATCGGTGGCCACATTCTGGTTCagcttcttccttcttctgtTGCTTACCTTGCTCTTATTCCCGCCAG GACAATTCCTTTTGGTTGGAATCTCATAACTGCTGGTTACATTGAGCAATCAGTACATGGG GTGGTTGTCAGCACTCTTGGTCTTCTTTTCATGGGGAAGTTGCTTGAGCCTGTATGGGGTTCTAAGGAGTTCTTGAAGTTCATCTTTGTAATTAACTTTCTAACCTCTGTTTGTGTTTTCATCACTGCTATTGCCTTGTACTACGTAACAAGGCAGGAAAATTACCT TTACATGCCTCTTTCTGGCTTCCATGGGGTGCTGGCAGGCTTTTTGGTTggcatgaagcaaattgtACCTGACCAAGAGCTGtctttattgaaaataaaagtaaag TGGCTGCCATCACTTATGCTGTTGCTATCCATTGTCATAAGTTTCTTCACCCCAGAGTCAGCAACATATCTTCCAACTTTGATATTTGGAACATATATGGGCTGGATTTACCTCAGATACCTGCAGAGAAAACCAGAAGCCAAGCTTAGGGGTGATCCAAGTGAAGATTTTTCATTCTCTACGTTCTTTCCTGATTTTCTCAG ACCAATCATCGATCCCATTGCATCAATATTTCACCGGATGCTTTGTGGAAAGTCTGAAGCTTCCACAGATGCTCAAGGTTATACCTTGGGAGGTGCAACATTACCTGGTTCTGACCCCATTGAGGCAACTAGGAGAAG AGAAAGAGGGGCTAGAGCACTAGAGGAGAGATTGGCAGCTGAGACGTTGGGTGTTGCACGGAATTCAGAAGACTCACAAAAAGAAGGCGCTGATAATGTTTGA
- the LOC18586373 gene encoding uncharacterized protein slr1919 isoform X1: MALTTSLTAAVPLTAFRDNRGVVKTTTYRMKQRQRGKQQEQQRQVQAVFGNFSHFGDAVRRDVEFLKKGVKRGAEWASETFRVPQVKKALDDVVWLRNLEDPHFSPPAQPPPWPQPYYPELSGLDLMMADLKALEAYVSYYYYQSKKWSKPLPEAYNAEEVVDYFSRRPHVVAFRLLEVFSSFASAAIRIRMSGIKKSLRPGSAKGIDENFAQYNFGMVLKETMLSLGPTFIKVGQSLSTRPDIIGPEISKALSELHDQIPPFPRPMAMKIIEEDLGSPVGSFFTYISKEPVAAASFGQVYRGCTLDGFDVAVKVQRPNLRHVVVRDIYILRLGLGLLQKIAKRKNDPRLYADELGKGLVGELDYTLEAANASEFLDAHSRFSFMQVPKVFKELTRKRILTMEWMVGESPTDLLSGSTSNPINHGSKYLERQRVDAKRRLLDLVNKGVEASLTQLLETGLLHADPHPGNLRYMASGQIGFLDFGLLCRMEKKHQFAMLASIVHIVNGDWSSLIEALTEMDVVRPGTNTRRITMDLEDALGEVEFKDGIPDVKFSRVLGKIWTVALKYHFRMPPYYTLVLRSLASLEGLAVAADPGFKTFEAAYPYVVRKLLTENSAATRKILHSVVLNKKKEFRWERMALFLRVGATRKSLQWVVASSGETSIDNLPNGTNGVFDVAYLLLRLLPSKDGVVLRRLIMTADGASLVRAVVSKEAKVFRFQLCRIIADILCQWMFESLGQIVPASQYSYHLRLAGGPENRELGPSSRLFTPTYDYQSLLKDRRLKVIFFKILNSARKEPALMLRFYWTSFVMFIAASALAFHRLLISLSEAHLGTLPFAPKRFAMST; encoded by the exons ATGGCTTTAACGACGTCGCTAACGGCGGCGGTTCCGTTGACGGCGTTTCGTGATAATAGAGGAGTAGTAAAGACGACTACGTATAGGATGAAACAGAGGCAACGAGGGAAGCAGCAAGAACAACAACGACAAGTGCAGGCGgtttttggtaattttagtCATTTCGGCGATGCTGTGCGGAGAGACGTGGAGTTTTTGAAAAAAGGAGTTAAAAGAGGAGCGGAATGGGCGAGCGAAACTTTTCGGGTTCCTCAGGTGAAGAAAGCTTTGGACGACGTCGTTTGGCTTCGGAATCTCGAGGATCCTCACTTCTCTCCGCCTGCGCAACCGCCGCCGTGGCCTCAACCATATTATCCAG AACTCTCCGGTTTGGATTTGATGATGGCTGATCTAAAGGCATTGGAAGCTTATGTTAGTTATTACTACTACCAGTCAAAAAAATGGTCAAAGCCACTTCCAGAAGCTTACAATGCAGAAGAAGTAGTTGATTATTTCAGTCGCCGGCCTCATGTAGTGGCCTTTCGACTTCTTGAG GTGTTCTCGTCCTTTGCCTCTGCTGCAATTAGAATTCGAATGTCAGGGATCAAAAAGTCCTTAAGACCAGGTTCAGCAAAGGGTATTGACGAGAACTTTGCACAGTACAACTTTGGAATGGTGTTAAAAGAAACAATGTTAAGCCTTGGTCCCACATTTATCAAAG TTGGTCAGTCCCTTTCCACAAGACCAGATATTATTGGTCCTGAAATTTCCAAG GCATTATCTGAGCTACACGATCAAATTCCTCCATTCCCCAGGCCTATGgctatgaaaattattgaggAAGATTTAGGTTCTCCTGTTGGATCATTCTTTACCTATATCTCTAAGGAGCCAGTAGCTGCAGCATCATTTGGTCAG GTCTACCGTGGGTGTACTCTGGATGGTTTTGATGTTGCTGTGAAAGTTCAACGTCCTAATTTGCGCCATGTGGTAGTGCGagatatttatattttgcgCCTTGGG CTGGGGTTGTTGCAAAAGATAGCAAAGAGAAAGAATGACCCTCGTCTATATGCTGATGAGCTCGGGAAAGGTTTAGTTGGGGAACTGGATTACACTttggaggctgccaatgcTTCTGAATTTCTG GATGCTCATTCACGTTTTTCGTTTATGCAAGTTCCAAAAGTATTTAAAGAGTTAACCCGGAAGAGAATTTTGACCATGGAGTGGATGGTTGGTGAGAGTCCAACTGATTTACTCTCTGGAAGTACAAGTAACCCCATCAATCATGGCTCTAAATATTTAGAGAGGCAGAGAGTTGATGCAAAAAGGCGTCTTCTTGATTTA GTGAACAAAGGAGTGGAGGCATCACTTACTCAACTCCTTGAAACAGGCTTGTTGCATGCTGATCCACATCCTGGAAACTTGCGATACATGGCATCAGGACAGATAGG GTTTTTGGACTTTGGTTTGCTTTGCCGAATGGAAAAGAAGCATCAATTTGCGATGCTAGCATCCATAGTACACATAGTAAATGGTGATTGGTCATCCCTTATTGAAGCTCTGACTGAAATGGATGTTGTAAGGCCCGGAACTAATACCCGGCGCATTACCATG GATCTGGAAGATGCCCTGGGAGAGGTAGAATTTAAAGACGGAATTCCTGATGTCAAGTTCAGTAGG GTTCTGGGTAAAATATGGACTGTAGCTCTCAAATATCATTTCCGCATGCCGCCATACTACACACTTGTCCTACGTTCTCTTGCTTCGTTGGAAG GTTTGGCAGTAGCTGCGGATCCAGGTTTTAAGACATTTGAGGCTGCTTATCCTTACGTTGTCCGCAAACTTCTAACTGAAAATTCAGCTGCAACAAGGAAAATTTTACATTCG GTGgttttgaacaaaaagaaGGAATTTCGTTGGGAGAGGATGGCACTTTTCCTGAGAGTAGGTGCAACAAG AAAGAGTTTACAGTGGGTGGTAGCATCAAGTGGTGAAACTTCCATAGATAATTTACCAAATGGAACTAATGGAGTATTTGACGTTGCATATCTGTTGCTGAGGCTTTTGCCTTCCAAAGATGGTGTGGTGCTTAGAAGACTTATAATGACTGCA GATGGAGCTTCATTAGTCCGAGCTGTGGTTTCTAAAGAAGCAAAGGTTTTCCGTTTCCAACTTTGCAGAATCATTGCCGATATCCTATGCCAATGGATGTTTGAATCTCTTGGGCAAATTGTGCCAGCTAGCCAGTATAGTTACCACTTAAGGCTGGCCGGTGGGCCTGAGAATAGAGAGCTAGGTCCATCTTCCAGACTATTTACACCCACCTACGACTACCAGTCCCTTTTGAAGGATAGACGACTGAAGGTGATCTTCTTCAAGATCCTAAACTCTGCAAGAAAGGAACCTGCGTTGATGCTAAGGTTTTACTGGACTTCATTTGTAATGTTCATTGCTGCGTCAGCCCTGGCTTTTCATCGGCTTTTAATCTCTTTGTCTGAAGCCCACCTGGGCACATTGCCATTTGCTCCCAAACGATTTGCAATGAGCACATGA
- the LOC18586373 gene encoding uncharacterized protein sll0005 isoform X2: MALTTSLTAAVPLTAFRDNRGVVKTTTYRMKQRQRGKQQEQQRQVQAVFGNFSHFGDAVRRDVEFLKKGVKRGAEWASETFRVPQVKKALDDVVWLRNLEDPHFSPPAQPPPWPQPYYPELSGLDLMMADLKALEAYVSYYYYQSKKWSKPLPEAYNAEEVVDYFSRRPHVVAFRLLEVFSSFASAAIRIRMSGIKKSLRPGSAKGIDENFAQYNFGMVLKETMLSLGPTFIKVGQSLSTRPDIIGPEISKALSELHDQIPPFPRPMAMKIIEEDLGSPVGSFFTYISKEPVAAASFGQVYRGCTLDGFDVAVKVQRPNLRHVVVRDIYILRLGLGLLQKIAKRKNDPRLYADELGKGLVGELDYTLEAANASEFLDAHSRFSFMQVPKVFKELTRKRILTMEWMVGESPTDLLSGSTSNPINHGSKYLERQRVDAKRRLLDLVNKGVEASLTQLLETGLLHADPHPGNLRYMASGQIGFLDFGLLCRMEKKHQFAMLASIVHIVNGDWSSLIEALTEMDVVRPGTNTRRITMDLEDALGEVEFKDGIPDVKFSRVLGKIWTVALKYHFRMPPYYTLVLRSLASLEVSTPNVA; the protein is encoded by the exons ATGGCTTTAACGACGTCGCTAACGGCGGCGGTTCCGTTGACGGCGTTTCGTGATAATAGAGGAGTAGTAAAGACGACTACGTATAGGATGAAACAGAGGCAACGAGGGAAGCAGCAAGAACAACAACGACAAGTGCAGGCGgtttttggtaattttagtCATTTCGGCGATGCTGTGCGGAGAGACGTGGAGTTTTTGAAAAAAGGAGTTAAAAGAGGAGCGGAATGGGCGAGCGAAACTTTTCGGGTTCCTCAGGTGAAGAAAGCTTTGGACGACGTCGTTTGGCTTCGGAATCTCGAGGATCCTCACTTCTCTCCGCCTGCGCAACCGCCGCCGTGGCCTCAACCATATTATCCAG AACTCTCCGGTTTGGATTTGATGATGGCTGATCTAAAGGCATTGGAAGCTTATGTTAGTTATTACTACTACCAGTCAAAAAAATGGTCAAAGCCACTTCCAGAAGCTTACAATGCAGAAGAAGTAGTTGATTATTTCAGTCGCCGGCCTCATGTAGTGGCCTTTCGACTTCTTGAG GTGTTCTCGTCCTTTGCCTCTGCTGCAATTAGAATTCGAATGTCAGGGATCAAAAAGTCCTTAAGACCAGGTTCAGCAAAGGGTATTGACGAGAACTTTGCACAGTACAACTTTGGAATGGTGTTAAAAGAAACAATGTTAAGCCTTGGTCCCACATTTATCAAAG TTGGTCAGTCCCTTTCCACAAGACCAGATATTATTGGTCCTGAAATTTCCAAG GCATTATCTGAGCTACACGATCAAATTCCTCCATTCCCCAGGCCTATGgctatgaaaattattgaggAAGATTTAGGTTCTCCTGTTGGATCATTCTTTACCTATATCTCTAAGGAGCCAGTAGCTGCAGCATCATTTGGTCAG GTCTACCGTGGGTGTACTCTGGATGGTTTTGATGTTGCTGTGAAAGTTCAACGTCCTAATTTGCGCCATGTGGTAGTGCGagatatttatattttgcgCCTTGGG CTGGGGTTGTTGCAAAAGATAGCAAAGAGAAAGAATGACCCTCGTCTATATGCTGATGAGCTCGGGAAAGGTTTAGTTGGGGAACTGGATTACACTttggaggctgccaatgcTTCTGAATTTCTG GATGCTCATTCACGTTTTTCGTTTATGCAAGTTCCAAAAGTATTTAAAGAGTTAACCCGGAAGAGAATTTTGACCATGGAGTGGATGGTTGGTGAGAGTCCAACTGATTTACTCTCTGGAAGTACAAGTAACCCCATCAATCATGGCTCTAAATATTTAGAGAGGCAGAGAGTTGATGCAAAAAGGCGTCTTCTTGATTTA GTGAACAAAGGAGTGGAGGCATCACTTACTCAACTCCTTGAAACAGGCTTGTTGCATGCTGATCCACATCCTGGAAACTTGCGATACATGGCATCAGGACAGATAGG GTTTTTGGACTTTGGTTTGCTTTGCCGAATGGAAAAGAAGCATCAATTTGCGATGCTAGCATCCATAGTACACATAGTAAATGGTGATTGGTCATCCCTTATTGAAGCTCTGACTGAAATGGATGTTGTAAGGCCCGGAACTAATACCCGGCGCATTACCATG GATCTGGAAGATGCCCTGGGAGAGGTAGAATTTAAAGACGGAATTCCTGATGTCAAGTTCAGTAGG GTTCTGGGTAAAATATGGACTGTAGCTCTCAAATATCATTTCCGCATGCCGCCATACTACACACTTGTCCTACGTTCTCTTGCTTCGTTGGAAG TCTCAACACCAAATGTTGCATGA
- the LOC18586373 gene encoding uncharacterized protein sll0005 isoform X3, with protein MALTTSLTAAVPLTAFRDNRGVVKTTTYRMKQRQRGKQQEQQRQVQAVFGNFSHFGDAVRRDVEFLKKGVKRGAEWASETFRVPQVKKALDDVVWLRNLEDPHFSPPAQPPPWPQPYYPELSGLDLMMADLKALEAYVSYYYYQSKKWSKPLPEAYNAEEVVDYFSRRPHVVAFRLLEVFSSFASAAIRIRMSGIKKSLRPGSAKGIDENFAQYNFGMVLKETMLSLGPTFIKVGQSLSTRPDIIGPEISKALSELHDQIPPFPRPMAMKIIEEDLGSPVGSFFTYISKEPVAAASFGQVYRGCTLDGFDVAVKVQRPNLRHVVVRDIYILRLGLGLLQKIAKRKNDPRLYADELGKGLVGELDYTLEAANASEFLDAHSRFSFMQVPKVFKELTRKRILTMEWMVGESPTDLLSGSTSNPINHGSKYLERQRVDAKRRLLDLVNKGVEASLTQLLETGLLHADPHPGNLRYMASGQIGFLDFGLLCRMEKKHQFAMLASIVHIVNGDWSSLIEALTEMDVVRPGTNTRRITMDLEDALGEVEFKDGIPDVKFSRKSMWVDGYLGT; from the exons ATGGCTTTAACGACGTCGCTAACGGCGGCGGTTCCGTTGACGGCGTTTCGTGATAATAGAGGAGTAGTAAAGACGACTACGTATAGGATGAAACAGAGGCAACGAGGGAAGCAGCAAGAACAACAACGACAAGTGCAGGCGgtttttggtaattttagtCATTTCGGCGATGCTGTGCGGAGAGACGTGGAGTTTTTGAAAAAAGGAGTTAAAAGAGGAGCGGAATGGGCGAGCGAAACTTTTCGGGTTCCTCAGGTGAAGAAAGCTTTGGACGACGTCGTTTGGCTTCGGAATCTCGAGGATCCTCACTTCTCTCCGCCTGCGCAACCGCCGCCGTGGCCTCAACCATATTATCCAG AACTCTCCGGTTTGGATTTGATGATGGCTGATCTAAAGGCATTGGAAGCTTATGTTAGTTATTACTACTACCAGTCAAAAAAATGGTCAAAGCCACTTCCAGAAGCTTACAATGCAGAAGAAGTAGTTGATTATTTCAGTCGCCGGCCTCATGTAGTGGCCTTTCGACTTCTTGAG GTGTTCTCGTCCTTTGCCTCTGCTGCAATTAGAATTCGAATGTCAGGGATCAAAAAGTCCTTAAGACCAGGTTCAGCAAAGGGTATTGACGAGAACTTTGCACAGTACAACTTTGGAATGGTGTTAAAAGAAACAATGTTAAGCCTTGGTCCCACATTTATCAAAG TTGGTCAGTCCCTTTCCACAAGACCAGATATTATTGGTCCTGAAATTTCCAAG GCATTATCTGAGCTACACGATCAAATTCCTCCATTCCCCAGGCCTATGgctatgaaaattattgaggAAGATTTAGGTTCTCCTGTTGGATCATTCTTTACCTATATCTCTAAGGAGCCAGTAGCTGCAGCATCATTTGGTCAG GTCTACCGTGGGTGTACTCTGGATGGTTTTGATGTTGCTGTGAAAGTTCAACGTCCTAATTTGCGCCATGTGGTAGTGCGagatatttatattttgcgCCTTGGG CTGGGGTTGTTGCAAAAGATAGCAAAGAGAAAGAATGACCCTCGTCTATATGCTGATGAGCTCGGGAAAGGTTTAGTTGGGGAACTGGATTACACTttggaggctgccaatgcTTCTGAATTTCTG GATGCTCATTCACGTTTTTCGTTTATGCAAGTTCCAAAAGTATTTAAAGAGTTAACCCGGAAGAGAATTTTGACCATGGAGTGGATGGTTGGTGAGAGTCCAACTGATTTACTCTCTGGAAGTACAAGTAACCCCATCAATCATGGCTCTAAATATTTAGAGAGGCAGAGAGTTGATGCAAAAAGGCGTCTTCTTGATTTA GTGAACAAAGGAGTGGAGGCATCACTTACTCAACTCCTTGAAACAGGCTTGTTGCATGCTGATCCACATCCTGGAAACTTGCGATACATGGCATCAGGACAGATAGG GTTTTTGGACTTTGGTTTGCTTTGCCGAATGGAAAAGAAGCATCAATTTGCGATGCTAGCATCCATAGTACACATAGTAAATGGTGATTGGTCATCCCTTATTGAAGCTCTGACTGAAATGGATGTTGTAAGGCCCGGAACTAATACCCGGCGCATTACCATG GATCTGGAAGATGCCCTGGGAGAGGTAGAATTTAAAGACGGAATTCCTGATGTCAAGTTCAGTAGG AAAAGTATGTGGGTTGATGGATATCTGGGGACATAG